Below is a window of Cannabis sativa cultivar Pink pepper isolate KNU-18-1 unplaced genomic scaffold, ASM2916894v1 Contig5, whole genome shotgun sequence DNA.
AGAGAATGGGATGAAACCATAACAGTTGTTGGTGCAGATATGGTGGATGATGGTTGCCCTGACAGAGTTACCAGTCTCACAATTGAAGCTATTGAGCAAAGTCCTTTTGAATGTGCTTCAAATAATGCTAAATTGACTTATTTGTACAATTGCTCAAATGGGATTATTCCAAATACAACATCATTTTTGAGATGTACAAGTAATGTTGAAAGAGTTTATGATGGTTATTACCTAAAGAATCCCTCTGATCATCAAAACCAATCATGTAAGAGTTTGATTAACATTCCACTTCTGCAAAAGTATTACACAGATTTGGTGACTAATAAGTTGACTACAAAAGATGCTTTGAGAAAAGGTTTTGATTTCAAGTACAAATTTGATTATGGGCAAAAAACTTGTTGGGATTGCCTTAAATCTTATGGCCAATGTGGGTTCAGCAAAACTTCTCATGAATTTGTGTGCTTCTCAGTTTCAGGTATGTATTTTATGAGTACATTTTTCTAatgtataattattattattgttgttttttCTATGAAACTGCATAGTTTGCAAGGAAATGATccatttgaaatttgaaaagttaGAAAAACACTGCATTTTTTGGACATTTGAATTTCCGAAAACACTTCTGTTGCTAGTTGAGTAAGCTTTAAGTTTCAGCTTTTCGCTCTAAAAAACTCTCTAAGCCAAAATAAGCGTCAATAATTACCCGAAAAACTAACAGTAAAAGCAAAAGTAAAAATCTAACCAAACAGAACCTTAAAAAACATTCACAAGTACAAGATGGGAATAACTTTACCTGGGTTATGTCATTCCTTCATGAAAAACAGGTATAGTAGAAAGCAAAGCTCTTTGCATAATTTTTGAGTAAGATATTATATATGTCAACATTTTAGAACTTTGTTATATTCAACTACTCTTTTGACCTTAAGAGAAGAGAACCAATTAATATGGTCCATTTTGATTTTTCAAGGTCAAAGAAGAAATTTCCTTTAGATATAAATATTGCCAAACTCTCCTTTATATGATATCCTATTCTTCTCTATCTATATGGCTTAGGTAGTTCATTTCattactggtttttttttttaagaggtAGGCATTGAAAATATAGATTAGAAGAACTTCAAGTTAAGGTGTAGAAATTTGTAGTGACCAAAATTTCATAGTTGTCGGTTTGAAAATTGAAATCATGCATAAACCCCTTTAAAGGGTTTGATTATGTTCAACTTTGACACATTTTTATGTGTATGCtgtgtatataatatttatataataataataataagggtcATGAGTTATGACCATTTCTTCATTAGCCATTAAATGTATATAAACCAATAGATCTTTCTATCAAACCTATAGTTGATATGTGGACCAATTGCAAGTGGGCAATAGTACTCTTCTTTCTCACTTTTTCTTTATAGAGACAAATTGGGTAATAATGAATTTGGTTTCATGGAATGGAATGACCAAACAACTTGAGTCAATTCTTTTGTCTTTTTTGCAAAATGAATCTTTCAACTTTCAAGATTACAATTTCATATGGATATTTCcatgttttttcttttatctATATTCATTTTCCTTTCCCCTATCACACGttgtttttctttatattttgacTATGGTAGCTaagggtgttcattggatcacatctaaTATTTTTAGGCCTATTCAGATCCGATGAaatcatatattggatgttagattaaaccatccgatccgatccaattaatttcgtcatccaatcgatccaacatccattaGATGTTAGATTGAATCGGTTCTATCCATtgaatgtatttcatatatatctatttgtttaatttggatttatctaatattttagacctagtattttttggatcggatcgaatccatccaatattttagatccagtatgtattggattggactggatacatccaatccaagaaaaaaaaataaaactttaatgttaattttcatatatacatatagatttgacgtataacactatataaaatctaattactcttccaaactaaatgaaaattctaattagtttgattggatgtattggattttgagacaccccatccaccatccaatccgatccaattggatatttaaaaataacatccaatccgatccgatcacaattggatatccaatgtttggcGGTCGCTTGttattggatcggtcggttctcattggattagatcgatttatgcacacccctaatGGTAGCAAGATATTAGTAGTGTCTAGTATCATTTAAATGTGATAcattataattagtttataattttaataataattaattaatcaaattatgTAGACtcaatatctaataatagcgaTGTTACTCTTTGGAGAATACTAGACACCAACTACTTTTTAGTATTTCtcttatatttatagaaataaATATCATGCTAGTTGGCTCTATCAAATTTTTGACCATTCATGTTGTTCCACATGGCTTCAGTCGCCTAATTTTGTCAGAATAGAAAGTATTTTTGctttagagcatctccaatggtaatatcttttaaggatgctaaaaattttcacatcatgtaaaaatataatattttattttatctcttttttatattatttttgacaCTCTTACTTCTAAAAATACTCTAATGGTATAACACTCTTCAAAGATACTATAATTATGATATCAtacaatattaaataatatttattttaatttttagcaaaaataactttttaactttaaatttgtattaaaataaatgaatagcATCAATGCTATAGATTACATTCATACAAATTTTTAGAATGAAATATATTTCTCTCCAATAGTATAGCATCTCAATATTTTGCCACTTAATATGTCCACAATAACAAGTATTCTCTAAATTTTTAccatcaaaaatatttttattagtcaTCCATGTAATGACAAAATTtagaaactctctctcttttgacCTATTCATTAGAGTGAGGATTTTGTCATGCATAGTGTTATAGTATACTACATGAAATTctaagatttatcctaattccaTAGTTTTTTCTTAATCTAATGTCACAAAGGCCAAAACAATTAGTGCTTTTGACATTACTCTAATCAATATAGGTGTCCTTTACATTCAAATACAAAGTGGATTATTCCTCTAGATTTGAGACTTAATGATTACTCattagaagaaaagaaaaataagaagagaAAGAATTATTTCTCTCTTTTACCAAACACAACAAATGGAAAAGTCTCATCATATCTATTAATAAAGTtcatctataaatatatagagagTGCTTTTTCATTGACCGCAGCCTTGAATTACTTACCCAAAAAAAGGGCAAAAACTACTAATTGtgagaattaattaatttaatcaaaaaattaatttaatcaaaACAACGTTTTAAAggggagatttatttgaaactCATTAATTAAGATTCATTGTCTCATGATCAAGATATGTATCATGTGGGGAGCTATACACCAAAGGAAGCAgttgaatttaatatatttaattactattttaaaatttttcacttaaatttaatatatactaaatcatgttctttgaatttttaaaattatttgattttatttttttttttttgtataatttcatttaattttactaattctgattgttcatgtactaaattataatcTCAGGACTCATTTGTAACGACGTATTAGatcgtattgtattatattaaattggattatatattatatttttatataatactatgttaaactttaatttatattaaaatattatatatttaggtgtccataaaagttaataccacatacagttttacataaaaatattgtatagaatataattcattacaatattatacaatacaatacgaggTAATACGACATACAAAACGAACCCTCagactttaatatctaccaaTCATGCTTATTACACTTTAACATGAACTAAATCATATCCCCCAAattttcatctatgttagacttttcttattaaaattgaacaaagtccttaaattcaacaatctcaataatttagGGAAGACTTTTAACgactttaaaagtttaaaatataatttagtacatatcaagaTTCGGGAATCAAAATTCTCCAAAAACTActtctaaaaaattattttaaaaataaattatataattcttaatgtactcaattttttttttaaatataatattcaaaCAATTTCAAAAAGTatctttcattaaaaaaaaatcacataatagttataaaaaaaaaccaaaatttatacttattttatatttttaattataaataaaactataagtaaaattaaaaattttgccaAAAAATAATATGAACACCAAGATTCCAAGTAGCTATAAGCCTATAACCATATCTATTGAAAGAGAAAAAGTTGAATGTGATTATTGGTCAAGTTGGTGgactaaattaattattttactttttatagtttatatatatttatacgacGAGCATTGCTATTGAGTACCAGTAGTGTCTAGCACCCTTAAAACGTGTCGTTTTataattggctagcgatacttcctaaaagttattatattaaactatatgagacCCGATACTAAATTACACCAATAACAATATTGATACGTAAGAGGGTACTTGACACTATTAGTACCTTCTAGCATTTCTCTTATAGGACTAAAGAAGATGGACCCATTTTGAGTTTGCACATAATGCAAATTGCAGATATGGTTTCACACTTTCAACccatctctctatatatatacatacatattcaATAGTCTAAACTCTAAAGTCCATGGCAAAAAATACAGTACATACAAAATAATCCAACCCAGCCAACCTCCAAGTCAAACCATTCAACACTCACCACACTCTTATTATTAATGTCTCATACCATTTTCCTTTCTCTAATTCCTACACCACACCTTAATATTTTTCCCAATGAAAAACTCTTTCTCATTATTCCTTCTTCTacttttcaatttcaatttcaTTTTCTATAATTACTCAGTTAAAGCTGCATCAGATCCTCACTACGAATCTTGTATTGTCCCCAAAATTTGTGGAAACCAAACAATAAGCTTCCCTTTCTTCATTCAAGGCCAACAAGAGCCTTATTGTGGTTACCCTGGCTTTAATCTCACGTGCGATTCACGTGGCCGCTCCATTATCAATCTCTCCTCCCAAAACTACGTCGTTTTACAAATCTTTTACCAAAACCAATCTGTTATCGTATCAAACGCTGCGTTTTTGGATCTTGACGACGAACAAGCTTGTTTCCCTTTTATACGGAACTTAACTGATCTCTCCCCTGATTTCAAGATCGCCGAAACGGATGATGATCGGAACAGTGTGGTTTTGCTCTATAATTGTCGATTTTCTTCGATTGAGAGGAACAATGATTTTCTCAAGAACAGGATCGGTTGTTATGGAGAGAATGAAACGAATTCGGTTTTGGCTTTTTATGAAAGCGAAGAAGATGAATTGGTTGAGGCGTCGAGAATGTGTGTGCCTGGTCCGAACGGAGATGTTATGGCGGCGAAGACAGCGGTGGTGGAGAATAATGAATTGGGAATGGTGACGATGAGAGATGTGGTGAGGAGTGGGTTTATGGTTAATTGGATAGCTAGTAACTGTAGCGTATGTGAGGAAAGCGGTGGGAGGTGTGGATTCCTTTGGGATATCTATCATTTCAGATGCTTTTGCCCTGATAGGCCTCACGCCTTGAAGTGTTTTCCGGTGACGGCGGCGCCGGCGGCGGGTTAGTTTTTCTTCAACCACTCATTTtcactttatttattatttttttttttttataattatctctttttttattttgtttttggttttaCCATTTTTTTGGGGGTTTTGCATGCCTACCATATTTGACCCAAATAATTGAGTCGCATTGATAACGTTGAACTTAGCTTGTATACAAAAATTAATGAATAATTTTCGTCATGAAAATTGCAaaccactaataataataataataataacaatgtatCAAAATAGTTACCTTATATTTCCAATTGATCATAACTCACATCCCataaatcttttataaaaaatactaagatTATGATTTAGTTTGGGTTGAGAGTTGAGTATGTATTTCCATGCTTCGATTGAAATGTGCCCCAGTTCACGTGGgaagatattaaaaaattaattatcttgTCAGAAATAAAATGGCATGATAATAATGATGAGTAAATataaaagagaaatgctaaagggcactacTGGTGCTGCAGACCTCCTACGtgttaatatatttattggtgcgattaagtatcgggtcccatataatttaatataataatttttatagagtaTCGCTACCAATTGCAAAGTCGACACATTTAGAAGGTCTTGACGCATGCGATCTTGCGAAATGCTCAATATAAAATGGTAATAAGTAATGATTTGCCTAAAATATGATTACTTTTTACTACTCTCTCTCCCACTTGTTGGGGGATACAATCCTTATCTCATATATAGCAAATAGGGCCACTTTAGAGCCATTAGGCAGTTCGTGGTTGGACCAGTGCTGCTAATGGGTGCTCTTGTAATGAGTACGTAGAAGACTATGTCTATATATAGACATTCAAAAGTAGAATTATTCTTCGCCATTCTGGTTCATATATATGATCAATCAATCCCATTACCTATGTGATTGGCCTATATTTTAATCCTTTTTGAATCCTAAGAAGATTAAGGTGCATGCATTGTAAGAgatgcatatatattattattaatataatttaatattgtatcttatatattttattttaataaataatataaaatatcattaattacACATATTTCATTGTATTGGTATAATATTAGACACACCTTAAAATGTCTAATAATTTATAAGAATAGAACTAATTAATGGAAACATGCATGGTTCATTATCACAAAGCTCGATCCAAAGCACAAAATATATTAAACTTGATAATATTAGTCTTTTTTAGCTTGTGTTGACAccactaaaatttaatttaatacgtaaataatataacatgttTTTATTTACATGACATCTTATTATACTGACAAAAATATATACAAGTCATTTCACAACTACAAGTGATGGAATTATTCACATTGAAaaccaataaataaatatcatttatcaCCAAATGATAAGGATAACGGTATTTATTGGTTTTTTTCAACAATTGCAGGAACTGTGACTTGAATTTAATGAAATTCCTTGTTAAAATATTTGTAAGTCCTAGAGTTGACATGTGATTTATAATGACTGGTAATATTTCAGTATTAATAATAGTAATAGAAAAAATAGTGTTTATTTATTCATTCATGATGTGATGTGTTAGCTATAGCTAGGGTAGGTTTGGTTGATAATTAagcttttaattaaacttaaaacAAATTTATGCAGCGGTCAAATATAAATTCACATAGTTAGATGTCGTTTTCTGGACGATATATGTTAGATAATCCAGATTTTATCTGCCATAATAAATCGTGATTTTCTATGGAACAAATATGCGGTTTGATTTGATTCAACGTATATATGTCATCATTCATGAAAgtgattattataaataaaatgtcaaaaaGTATATTATATGGTCTCAAAGCTTACAACAATGCTGTGATATATTCAGCAAGtgtttaaaaatagttacaaaGGGGAtctaaatatacaaaaaatacaaactcaataattcaataaaaattcaaactttATTAAGTGAGTtgaatattagtttaatttgcCAATGGAGAATGTACATATAAGTCTATGGGGTGACCTGGCTCCTCTAATATTTTTgggaatttatttttatatataatttatctaaaagaaattaagagaattgtaaaaaaatattattggtgctaaGTATTTTTACTAGTGATATAttgttattggtgtaattaaatatcgagtctcatataatttaagaaaataatttttaaaaaatttcactaACTAATCATAAGTTGCTACTTATAAAAATTGTTAAATATTATTGATGCTTAATAAAAATGTTCTTAAATTTagttattagaaaaaaaataatgtttgtTGTACTAAGAAGAACGTGatgaaacagaaaaaaaaaaaatcaaatttaatattaaattgagAACTCATTTgtggtattttttatttgttgtaaCCATTGTATagtggtatttttttttatattagaaaAATGATAATTTGTGCACACATAAATATGACATTaattgtttcaaatttttgtgtGATTGTacatgatgttttttttttttctgaaatgtacaaatgatattattatttttatttgaaatactaAATGATAGCTATATactaaaagagaaaaaataacaagaaaaaaattaacttgGCCCCTCTTTTCATTTTTGCCTGGTTTCACCACTGTATTCGCCCATGCAATAATTTGAATAAacaaatttatatgtttttttagtATGCAGCATGGGAAATGTAACATGTTAGATAAGAGTTCGAAATgttaaattacatttttttttttttggaatcaaaagtttattaattagttGAAAGTTTGATTGTGACACGTCCAAAAGAGCATATAGTATAATAGTACTACAGTCTATAGCGTAaggaatttattttaaaaagttaaatgttATGGCATGTAACTTTTCTTTCAGATGATGTCATGAAATATTTAATTCAAAGGAAAAAGTTGAATAAAGATGGATCATGATTGTGGAGGATAATGATTATTtagtatatatacacataataattatCCCACCATATgatctttttaataattaattatacaaattgtTTTTCTTAGTGCAATTAATGAGACATGTGTGATGTGACTATGGTCAAAGGAGGCTGCAACCTAAAAGAAATAATATTAAgtccacaattttttttaatggataTACATCCTTTTAGGTCCACAAATTTTTATATAGAGATACTATTGGATTGTACCTATTGGtagtttcaaattttatttttgattttttttaaacaaattcattttattatacaggggtttattcaaaatagattagtattttaaatttgtatttattaatatactttttttttcttgaaaatggtattaatatagtattttaagtatattattttacagTGTGCGAGTTTATTTTTATATCTACAGTTAATTGAAATTAGGTGAACTTTTTAATGACTATATGGCTCACTTGCACTGCAAAACAAGCATTTAaacaattatttttaagttttaactTCCAAGAGCTTGATAAATAGCTTGAACTGTATTATCCATTTATCAATTAGTAGTAGgtgtaaaaatatatttaagtactATAAGAAGGGTAGAAGTTTAGTACCAAATGCTGCACACATTGGTCTATCATAGAATTTTTGGATCACAATAGCAATTTCTTGCTGTGCCCATAAATAGTTATTATATAACACTTTAGTTTATAGGAAAGATAGGATGAGATAGTCATTGTGACACTTTGGCAATCTCTATTCTTGTTGTTTTGGACTGTTTCTAAGGCCTGCAAATTGTTTGGTGGAGTTTCAACTTTAGATGCTTAAGTCATCTCATTCCTTGTAGATGTTGACTTGACTTTTCCAATACACGTTCTTTTCATAAGATCACCTtaactatatataaataaagcaATGAAGTAGTGTGTATCTGGGTAGAAAAGGGTCATATTTATACTGTTAATTTTCCAACTCACAAAAACCTTTTTGGTAGTTAGTTAATAGTTAGTAAGAAACCTTAAAAGTCTGTAATTAAATCTatataaagaaacaaaaagGAAACCTTAAatgttcttttttattattattattattattactttagtTTAGATTTTTGTTAAAGGTCTAAAATGGACGAAGGACATGGTACATACATGTCTTACAAACATTGACAGTGCCCTGACCCTTGAAAGACCAAGCCATTTCTATCTTGAAATGAAAAATAAGGCAAAAATGAATGAAATGATTAGTCCCACTAAAACTCTCAACTAAATTTCCCAACAAACCCGACTAGCCAACAATACtagattttttcttatttaattccACAGTATCTGCCCATAGTAATAATCTTTAAAATGTAGtcatagattttgacaaacagagTTCTTCAAATATCACAACCAATTAAAATTCCATGTTCAGTGAACTATTTTAGTCTGTTATGGACTAAAGTTCTAGATATATATATCAGGATTATTAAACTTCATTTTTGTCCTTACTATTTGTTCTATCTAAGAGGACAAGTAAATGCTTCTAAAGGATTTATATATTCTCTTAAATAGCTTGGACTGACTAGATTAATGTTTATGGAAATAGCTCACACAACAGAAACATTTGACTATTCTATAATGCTCTTTGTTGTTTCTTGGTGGGAATTAACAATTAGTATATATTTGAATGgttcaagaaaacaaagctaCTACCCTTTAGTTATTATTTAATGACCATTGAGCTATATATTTAGAGTTTTAGTACTGTCTTCCTTTCATGAAACATCAACCAAATGAGGCTGCAGAAGTTGATTATTCATGAGTTACTCTTCCCTGTTTGGATCAGTATCCTCTTCAACAGCTTAGTAGTAATAAACTCAGCTATATCAGCAAACCCGAGTTTCGAATCATGTAAGCCTAGAAACTGTGGAGATGGTCCCAACATAAGCTACCCTTTTTATGTTGAAGGTGCCGGAGCAGACTTTTGTGGTCTCCAAGGCTTTAGAATTACTTGTcaagaaaataaaacaatctTTATGACCTCTAGAGGCCCTTACCTCGTTAAGAGTATTTCATATGAAAACCAATCAGTTCAGTTGGTTGATTTGGATGTTGTCAATGCAAGTTGTGTTGTTCCTAAACACTACTTCAGTTTTGACAATGATTCTCCATTCGATTTCAGCTCAAGCCATGCCAATCTTCACTTCTTCTATAGGTGTACCAAATCATTTTCTCCTCCTTTTGAAACAACCTCGGTTCCTTGTGCTTCCAATTCTTCTCATCACTCATTTGTTGCTTTATTCCAAGACAACAACTTCGAAAGAAATCGTGTGACTTCAAACTCGGATCGGTCTTGTAAGTCTGAAGTTGCTGTCCCGGTTGATTTGGAGGGAAATTGGCCATTCAATCAAACCATACAGACTGTAAACTACACTGAGTTATTGATGGGTGGATTTAGTCTTGTGTGGCATGGTTCTTATGGTGATACTTGTGTTAATTGCAAAACAATAGGCGGTCGATGTggatttcaaaataatcaaagtCTGTGCTTTTGTGCTCCTGATGGACCTCAACACTCATATTGCAGTGTTGGTGTTATTGTTGATAAGTCATATTATAAATCATTAATTACCCTTCTTTATCTTCTCACCTTTTTTTTGTAATGAAAAATTCATCTTTAACAACCATTAATTTCCGTTACCAAACATGGTAACAACTCAATTAGAAAGAAACCCTAAACTGAAACGACGATCAGAATACAAAATAGTAATTCGAGCAAAATTGTGAGCTCGTACATTAGCTGACCGATtaacaaaaagtaataaaacATTGCACAATTCAGCAAGCAATTTTTTACAATCTTGAACGACGTAACCAAACAAGGATATCATATTATTTGAACCCTGTAAAGCTTGCACAACACAAAAACAAGGTTACTTGATTATGTTACTTGATTATGTTGTCGCCTTATTTAGACTATGTTTGGTAGGAAGGTGATAAAATAGGAAGGAATGAGATATGTATTAGTAAGGAGAGGAAAGGGAATTTGTTTTTCGTTTGTTATGAAAGGAAAGAGAGAAGATTTGAAAACCAAAGTCTTCTGTTTGCTTGACAGGAGGGAGTAGTTGAAAGAAGGGAAGGGATTTTCAACACTTATTGACTATAATCACCTTTCTTCCACCTGTCTCTCCTACCAAACACACTAATTAAGTTCTAGTTTCATCTGTTTAATCTCCAATGTAGTAAACAGAGGAAATCATGAACCTAACAAACCATAGAGCATTAAGATAAAATTGAAACTTTTTTTATTCGAACATAGGACTGTTGAGAACAAGTGTAGTAATATTAGATTATGCCTACAATAAATTTGAAACTCTTAAGTGATGTTATTAGTAAAACCCCATCTCCAAAAACTATTTCATTTTGTTTTTCATTGGAAAAACGCCACCACCAACTTTCTCTTTCCATACTAggaattttttgtttattaataatacataatttgacTACAATCCATAGAAGATTACTTGAAAAATAATAGATTTTGTTGAATTGGAAACAATCCTTGACTTATTGGAGAGCATTTATATAAACTTAGCTTGACATAATTGCCATTAGCCAATCCTCTTAGTTTTTGTTTAACCCGTCTCCTACTCCTACAAGAAATATCACCAGAAAAAGAAAAGCTTATCTTGATTATTCATAATATCAGACCATTTCTAGTTGATGAAAAATCTTTGTTTGTTCTAATATGACCCACAAGCCTCATTTCATGTTTACAAGTCATAAtgctttctttctctttctttttctcatGCAACGTTTTCCATTCATTATTCTCAATTTCACAACCAAAGATCAAATCAATCCAattcaacaacaaaaaaactccATTCAAATTCATGTGGGGGCCATTTAATGTCATTTTCTAAGTCTGTAGAAAACCGCGTTATCATCATACagccagatttttttttttgctgctgTACATCTGTTTACTCAGTCAAAACTACATAAACAAGTGGAATTTTCAAAATCTCtaaaattttgtatatatatatatatatatatatatatcaaaaatacaaattcgcaaaaattatatataaaaaaaacaataagtttatttttatgataacaaaaatttacgaatttataatttttttttacaatttatatttttgtaattaattatcttttccgtatttacatatttataaaTCTTTCTAAAAACTGTAATATTTCCAATAAAGAACCATGGTGAGTCAAGTCCTCATCGTTTGTAATCGAATGCTCAACAGGGGATTGTTATGAGTATGGGAAGGAAGGTTCCTCCTTGCTGACCAACCCCTTTTGCTTATTTTTTCTAAACGTACTTTCTATGAAAGTATTCTGTCATCCAAACTTTCCAAGTCAACAACCAGGTCAACAAGATGAGCTTCTCTTTATTATGAGGAGCAAGCAACCTCAGCCTCAGCCAAAAAATAGGATTGTAAAACATACCTGTTGTGTTATGCATTAGAAATCCAAATTATTCTTGGGGGACGTTGAACATGGCTGCTATTATTCCTCTGTTTGTTATATTCATTCTCACTCATTCTCTGCTTCCAAGCTCCGCTGAAGAAGAGGGAACCCTTTCAAAATGTGGGGTGTTCTCAGTGAGTTGTTCAG
It encodes the following:
- the LOC133033378 gene encoding LEAF RUST 10 DISEASE-RESISTANCE LOCUS RECEPTOR-LIKE PROTEIN KINASE-like 1.2; protein product: MYPLLHSSSSSSIFITIVIISLGLSTPFKILKDESKFEACKLPFTCGNKSFAYPFWGGERIQDCGHPDFKLNCHNHTYPEIEIVSKSFYVLDMREWDETITVVGADMVDDGCPDRVTSLTIEAIEQSPFECASNNAKLTYLYNCSNGIIPNTTSFLRCTSNVERVYDGYYLKNPSDHQNQSCKSLINIPLLQKYYTDLVTNKLTTKDALRKGFDFKYKFDYGQKTCWDCLKSYGQCGFSKTSHEFVCFSVSGMYFMSTFF
- the LOC115712170 gene encoding LEAF RUST 10 DISEASE-RESISTANCE LOCUS RECEPTOR-LIKE PROTEIN KINASE-like 1.2, whose translation is MRLQKLIIHELLFPVWISILFNSLVVINSAISANPSFESCKPRNCGDGPNISYPFYVEGAGADFCGLQGFRITCQENKTIFMTSRGPYLVKSISYENQSVQLVDLDVVNASCVVPKHYFSFDNDSPFDFSSSHANLHFFYRCTKSFSPPFETTSVPCASNSSHHSFVALFQDNNFERNRVTSNSDRSCKSEVAVPVDLEGNWPFNQTIQTVNYTELLMGGFSLVWHGSYGDTCVNCKTIGGRCGFQNNQSLCFCAPDGPQHSYCSVGVIVDKSYYKSLITLLYLLTFFL